Proteins from one Mugil cephalus isolate CIBA_MC_2020 chromosome 15, CIBA_Mcephalus_1.1, whole genome shotgun sequence genomic window:
- the LOC125021118 gene encoding histone H2AX has protein sequence MSGRGKTGAKARAKAKTRSSRAGLQFPVGRVHRLLRKGNYAERVGAGAPVYLAAVLEYLTAEILELAGNAARDNKKTRIIPRHLQLAVRNDEELNKLLGGVTIAQGGVLPNIQAVLLPKKTGQSAPSSGKAGKKASSQSQEY, from the coding sequence ATGTCTGGAAGAGGCAAAACCGGAGCAAAGGCCCGCGCCAAGGCAAAGACCCGTAGCTCCCGTGCTGGTCTGCAATTTCCCGTGGGCCGTGTCCACCGTCTCCTCCGCAAAGGTAACTACGCTGAGAGAGTGGGCGCCGGCGCACCCGTCTACCTGGCCGCCGTGCTCGAGTACCTCACCGCTGAGATCCTGGAGCTGGCCGGCAACGCCGCCAGGGACAACAAGAAGACCCGTATCATCCCTCGCCACCTCCAGCTGGCTGTTCGCAACGACGAGGAGCTCAACAAGCTGCTCGGCGGCGTGACCATCGCCCAAGGCGGCGTCCTGCCCAACATCCAGGCCGTCCTGCTGCCCAAGAAGACCGGCCAGTCTGCCCCGAGCTCCGGCAAAGCGGGAAAGAAGGCCTCCTCTCAGTCACAGGAGTATTAG